Genomic DNA from Candidatus Zixiibacteriota bacterium:
CCAGAAAAGCAACTAGCAACGTTAAGACCATACGTCAGCTATCCTTGTAGGTCAGGTGCGCTGTGATGTTGGCAAACGACTAAGGTAAAGCTAAATCTTTACACTTCAGTTTTGCAAGCCTTTAGACTATTGCCTCTTGCCTTCTGCCTTTAATTGAAAGCGTCCCCAACGAGATTCGAACTCGTGTTGCCGTCGTAAAAGGGCGGGGACAGGCATAAAGAAAGATAATGACTTAGGAAATAAAGTCAATAGAAAGGTTCCTAAGTTTAATAAACAGAGTAAATTAAACCGAAATAAGCCAAAGTAGACCAAAAAAGGGAAGCTTGCACATTTTGGTTTGTTTTGACTTATTTTAGGCACAAAAAGCTTTCCATCATTTTTATGAGATTCTAGAGGATTTCCAAGATTATCCTTTCCCCCATCCTGCTGATGTTAGAACCTGTTTCATGGCTTAATTAACTTAGTACTACCCCCACCCTGTTTAGACTATTTCTCTTCCCCAGCAGGCACAGGGCGTCAGAAAATTTTCAGGTCAGGAGTCTATTAGTCTGTTTATCCCACACCGCTGCGCACTGTTTTTTCTTGAAAACAAGTTTTTGCTTGGGAAAAATACATACCTGAATCCCTTCAGACTGTTATGTTGATATAAGGAATTCTATAGTATTAGAATGGTCTTCAAAAAGCCAAGGACGCTGGTATTCAAAGAAGAATTCCAGTTCAAATGGAATCTGATCATGAGCAGACCATCTCGCTTAAAAGACAGCTTATTGTGCAGTTGCAGCAGCAATAGTCCACCCGACATTCATCTGGCAAACATGATCCCGATGCCGATTCTGGTTAGGGACCTCTTGTAGTCTACAAGGCTTTCCCCATAACCATGCGAAATCCGGAAGCTGAAAAAGCTCGTTGTGCTTTTTGGAACCGGCAGACTGTAGTTCAGGACGACGCCACCTTTGCCGGTATGAATGTTACCTCGGAGTATCACATGTATGGCGTGAGTCCACGTGAACTTGTAATACAAATGAATATCGCTGTAGCCGAGAAAATCAGTGATATCGGGGTTATCGTCGCCTACCGCCGCCTCAGGGAATTCCTTCTCGTCTTCAGGTAGCCGATACCGGA
This window encodes:
- a CDS encoding phospholipase A, with product RYRLPEDEKEFPEAAVGDDNPDITDFLGYSDIHLYYKFTWTHAIHVILRGNIHTGKGGVVLNYSLPVPKSTTSFFSFRISHGYGESLVDYKRSLTRIGIGIMFAR